GTCACCCGACGCCAAGACGCTGGTCTACACCTCGTTCAAGGGCGGGCTGTCCGAGCTGTATCTCCTGTTCCGCGGCACGCGGCCGGGCGTCAAGCTGATCCAGACCCGCGACGACAAGTACCGCGGGGTGTGGGCGCCCGACGGCGAGTCACTCGCCGTGGTGGTGAGTCGCCAGGGCAACACCGACATCTGGAGCGTCGCCCCGAGCGGCAAGGACCCCAAGCGCATCACCGAAGACCGCGCGATCGAGTCTTCGCCCGCTTGGTCGCCCGACGGCCGCAAGCTCGCATTCGTGTCCGATCGCACGGGCAGCCCGCAGATCTTCGTGAAGGACCTGGCATCGGGCGAGGAGAAGCGACTCACTTACAGCGGCGACTACAACGCGAGCCCGGCCTGGTCGCCCACGGGCGAGTGGATCGCCTACGCGGCGCAGGCCGGAAACGACTTCGACATCTACCTGATCACGCCCGATGGCAGCTTCACGCAGCCGCTGGTCGCCAACACCCGCAGCGACGAGGACCCGGCCTGGTCGCCCGACGGCCGGAAGCTCGCCTTCAGCTCCAACCGCCGCGGGCGAAAGGAGATCTACCGCGTGGACGTGAACGGTGAGAACACGGTCCTGTTGACCGACGGCGGGGGCAACTG
The nucleotide sequence above comes from Myxococcota bacterium. Encoded proteins:
- a CDS encoding Tol-Pal system beta propeller repeat protein TolB; its protein translation is MSRVVLGLVAALAVARLAPAQKIRIDVNAPQKPIPVAVQRFAGTAPLPDDFYGPLVAGLEYSSLIVHVNPEAFLESRDTKDVESAGIPCDSWKGIGAEGLVQGEVREQQGKLQVRYRVWDTIRCRPLGDLAFRERDKNELPMLAHLVADDIVARFTGRRGVSSTQIAFVSDNGRKNKEIWLMNADGTNKLRLTNNGSINLFPGWSPDAKTLVYTSFKGGLSELYLLFRGTRPGVKLIQTRDDKYRGVWAPDGESLAVVVSRQGNTDIWSVAPSGKDPKRITEDRAIESSPAWSPDGRKLAFVSDRTGSPQIFVKDLASGEEKRLTYSGDYNASPAWSPTGEWIAYAAQAGNDFDIYLITPDGSFTQPLVANTRSDEDPAWSPDGRKLAFSSNRRGRKEIYRVDVNGENTVLLTDGGGNCTNPAWSPWLE